One region of Rhodocaloribacter litoris genomic DNA includes:
- a CDS encoding acyl-CoA dehydrogenase, protein MNLPFYDFLAGMPVAWVVAGIVVVALVLGYTGAPLWLWTLAAAALLYGFGAPLWLWVVFGLVAVVFNVAAVRRVLLTRPIMQLMKALNFLPSISETEQTAIEAGTVWVEGELFSGKPDFKRILNEPYPGLTEEEQAFLDGPVEELCRMCDDWTVWQHRDLPPEVWRFIKEHRFFGMIVPKEYGGLGFSALLNSAVVQKLATRSGPLSVTVMVPNSLGPAELLIHYGTQAQRDYYLPRLATGEEIPCFALTEPEAGSDAGAISSHGEVFRGEDGRLYLRLNWKKRYITLGAVATLIGLAFKLRDPDNLLGKGTDLGITCALIPADTPGVVQGYRHDPMGVPFYNSPLEGHDVVVPIDAIIGGAEGAGQGWRMLMESLAAGRGISLPATSAGGAKHVFRVASAHAAVRRQFGLPIGKFEGIEEPLARIGGWNYLIEAARTYTCGALDRGSKPAVVTAIMKYNTTELARKIINDGMDILAGNAISRGPRNLLAHGYINQPVAITVEGANILTRTLMIFGQGAIRCHPYAYAEIKALLDDDAKAFDRAFWRHIGHVGRNKVRAFLLSLTRGYLAGSPVGGPSARYVRKLAWASASFAFLADVAMGTLGGDLKRKEKLTGRFADIFSWMYLAAATIRRFEAEGRPKEDLPYFHWAMQYALKQIQDAFDGLYANLRVPGLTWFVRGPMALWSRLNPISRGPSDRLGHEVARLMQTPGPQRERMAQGAYVPDDPDEALGRLERAFRLAAQAQDVERKLRDAVKARQLPKAAPAELVKRALEKGLLTPDEAALLEQAEAARNDAIQVDAFTLDEYLQTAIPFEAVKEGGDGAVRSPASTR, encoded by the coding sequence ATGAACCTGCCTTTTTATGATTTCCTGGCCGGGATGCCGGTGGCCTGGGTGGTGGCCGGCATCGTCGTCGTGGCGCTCGTGCTCGGCTACACCGGGGCGCCGCTGTGGCTGTGGACGCTCGCGGCGGCGGCGCTACTCTACGGCTTCGGCGCGCCGCTGTGGCTGTGGGTCGTCTTCGGCCTGGTGGCGGTCGTCTTCAACGTGGCGGCCGTGCGGCGGGTGCTCCTCACGCGCCCGATCATGCAGCTGATGAAGGCGCTCAACTTCCTCCCGTCCATCTCCGAGACGGAGCAGACGGCCATCGAGGCGGGGACGGTGTGGGTCGAGGGCGAGTTGTTCTCCGGCAAGCCCGATTTCAAGCGCATCCTGAATGAACCCTACCCCGGCCTGACCGAGGAAGAACAGGCCTTTCTCGACGGCCCGGTAGAGGAACTCTGCCGGATGTGTGACGACTGGACGGTCTGGCAGCACCGCGACCTGCCGCCCGAGGTGTGGCGTTTCATCAAGGAGCATCGCTTCTTCGGGATGATCGTGCCGAAGGAGTACGGCGGGCTGGGGTTTTCGGCCCTGCTCAACAGCGCCGTCGTGCAGAAGCTGGCGACGCGCTCGGGGCCGCTCTCGGTGACCGTGATGGTGCCCAACTCGCTCGGTCCGGCGGAACTGCTCATCCACTACGGCACGCAGGCCCAGCGCGACTATTACCTGCCGCGCCTGGCCACGGGCGAGGAGATCCCCTGCTTCGCCCTGACGGAGCCGGAGGCCGGGTCCGACGCCGGGGCCATCTCGTCGCACGGCGAGGTGTTCCGGGGCGAGGACGGCCGGCTCTACCTGCGGCTCAACTGGAAGAAACGGTACATCACGCTCGGGGCGGTCGCCACGCTCATCGGGCTGGCCTTCAAGCTGCGTGACCCGGACAACCTGCTGGGCAAAGGCACGGACCTGGGCATCACCTGTGCGCTCATCCCGGCCGACACGCCGGGGGTGGTGCAGGGCTACCGGCACGATCCGATGGGGGTCCCGTTCTACAACAGCCCGCTCGAAGGGCACGACGTGGTGGTTCCCATCGACGCCATCATCGGCGGGGCCGAGGGGGCGGGGCAGGGCTGGCGGATGCTCATGGAGTCGCTGGCGGCCGGGCGCGGCATCTCGCTGCCGGCCACCTCGGCGGGCGGCGCCAAGCACGTCTTCCGCGTCGCCTCGGCCCATGCGGCCGTGCGCCGGCAGTTCGGGCTCCCCATCGGCAAGTTCGAGGGGATCGAGGAGCCGCTGGCCCGTATCGGCGGGTGGAACTACCTGATCGAGGCGGCGCGCACGTACACCTGCGGAGCGCTCGACCGGGGCTCGAAGCCGGCCGTCGTCACGGCCATCATGAAGTACAACACCACCGAACTGGCGCGCAAGATCATCAACGATGGGATGGACATCCTGGCCGGCAACGCCATCTCGCGCGGGCCGCGCAACCTGCTGGCGCACGGCTACATCAACCAGCCGGTGGCCATCACCGTCGAGGGGGCCAACATCCTCACGCGCACGCTGATGATCTTCGGGCAGGGCGCCATCCGGTGCCATCCGTATGCCTACGCGGAGATCAAGGCGCTGCTCGATGACGACGCGAAAGCGTTCGACCGGGCCTTCTGGCGCCACATCGGTCACGTGGGGCGGAACAAGGTGCGGGCGTTTCTGCTGAGCCTGACGCGCGGCTACCTGGCCGGCTCGCCCGTCGGTGGCCCGTCGGCGCGGTACGTGCGCAAGCTGGCCTGGGCCTCGGCCTCGTTCGCCTTCCTGGCCGACGTCGCCATGGGCACGCTCGGCGGCGATCTCAAGCGCAAGGAGAAGCTCACCGGCCGTTTTGCCGACATTTTCTCGTGGATGTACCTGGCCGCGGCGACGATCCGCCGCTTCGAGGCCGAAGGGCGGCCGAAGGAGGACCTGCCGTACTTCCACTGGGCGATGCAGTACGCGCTCAAGCAGATCCAGGACGCCTTCGACGGGCTCTATGCCAACCTCCGGGTGCCCGGGCTGACGTGGTTCGTGCGCGGGCCGATGGCGCTGTGGTCGCGCCTGAACCCGATCTCGCGCGGGCCGAGCGACCGGCTCGGGCACGAGGTGGCCCGGCTCATGCAGACGCCCGGCCCGCAGCGCGAGCGCATGGCGCAGGGCGCCTACGTGCCGGACGACCCGGACGAGGCGCTGGGACGGCTGGAACGGGCCTTCCGCCTGGCCGCGCAGGCGCAGGACGTCGAGCGCAAGCTGCGCGACGCCGTCAAGGCCCGGCAGCTCCCGAAGGCCGCGCCGGCGGAGCTGGTGAAACGCGCGCTGGAGAAGGGTCTCCTCACGCCGGACGAGGCCGCCCTGCTCGAGCAGGCCGAGGCGGCCCGGAACGACGCCATCCAGGTCGATGCCTTCACGCTGGACGAATACCTGCAGACGGCCATTCCGTTCGAAGCGGTGAAGGAGGGCGGCGACGGAGCGGTTCGCTCGCCGGCCTCGACCCGGTGA
- a CDS encoding 2-keto-4-pentenoate hydratase, whose amino-acid sequence MPEPRAVRLLMGLLAVLLLGCGKHENAGSSYAPLQALARQMAADYLARQLLSPPPDTLTMQGAKALQTAFVAALAPALGPPVGYKAGLTTPTTQARFGATEPIRGVLLRDMLRPSGDTVATLFGTRPVFEGDLVVRVGDEAINTATTDTALLAALDAAIPFIELPDLLYDPAYLLDARALTAANAGARLGILGPPIPLPASGDAYERLAALRVMLLDTAGTVVAEGEGTYLLDHPLHVVRWLRDTLHADGIRLKKGDLLSLGSLTPLLPVQPGQTITARYVGLADEPVDVTVTFE is encoded by the coding sequence ATGCCTGAACCCCGGGCCGTCCGGCTGCTGATGGGCCTTCTGGCCGTCCTCCTGCTCGGCTGCGGCAAGCACGAAAACGCCGGCTCGTCCTACGCGCCCCTGCAGGCCCTGGCACGCCAGATGGCCGCAGACTACCTGGCCCGGCAGTTGCTTTCCCCACCTCCCGACACGCTCACGATGCAGGGCGCGAAAGCCCTGCAGACCGCCTTCGTGGCAGCCCTCGCCCCCGCCCTGGGCCCGCCGGTCGGCTACAAGGCCGGCCTGACGACCCCCACCACCCAGGCCCGCTTCGGCGCCACGGAGCCCATCCGGGGCGTGCTGCTCCGGGACATGCTCCGGCCTTCCGGGGACACCGTCGCCACCCTGTTCGGTACCCGGCCGGTCTTCGAGGGCGACCTGGTCGTGCGCGTCGGGGACGAGGCCATCAACACGGCGACAACGGACACCGCCCTGCTCGCCGCACTCGACGCCGCGATCCCGTTCATCGAGCTGCCCGACCTGCTGTACGACCCGGCCTACCTGCTCGACGCCCGTGCCCTCACGGCCGCCAACGCCGGCGCCCGCCTCGGCATCCTCGGCCCCCCGATCCCCCTGCCCGCATCCGGCGACGCCTACGAGCGCCTGGCCGCACTCCGCGTCATGCTGCTGGACACGGCCGGCACCGTCGTGGCCGAAGGCGAAGGCACCTACCTGCTCGACCACCCCCTCCACGTCGTCCGCTGGCTCCGCGACACCCTGCACGCCGACGGTATCCGGTTAAAAAAAGGTGATCTGCTCTCACTCGGGAGCCTGACCCCCCTCCTGCCCGTTCAACCCGGGCAAACCATCACGGCACGTTATGTGGGGCTGGCCGATGAACCCGTCGACGTCACCGTCACCTTCGAATGA
- the thrS gene encoding threonine--tRNA ligase: protein MPDTIRLTFPDGSTREYPRGVTGREVAESISPGLARAALSIGVDGEVRDLSRPIEEDAHVRIYTWNDPEGKATYWHSTAHLMAEALEALYPGVKFGIGPPIEHGFYYDVDLGGRKIGPEDLERIEEKMVELARRDVPYERRPVSKAEALAYYRKKGDEYKLELIEELEDGTITFYTQGNFTDLCRGPHVPSTGVIKYPKLLNIAGAYWRGDEKRPQLTRIYGISFPKKKELDEYLERLELARQRDHRKLGRELELFTFNPKVGPGLPLWLPRGATLRDTLAEFLKREQLRRGYEPVVTPHIGRLELYRTSGHYPYYKESQFPPMLEDAEREEGYLLKPMNCPHHVMIYADRPHSYRELPIRYAEFGTVYRYEQSGELGGLTRVRGFTQDDAHIFCTPEQVKDEFKNVIDLTLFVFGALGFDDFKAQISLRDPANQEKYIGDPAAWDRAEQAIREAAAEMGLDAVEVPGEAAFYGPKLDFMVKDALGREWQLGTVQLDYNLPERFDLWYVGEDNQKHRPVMIHRAPFGSLERFIGVLIEHTGGNFPTWLAPVQVAVLPVGQDFEAYAEKVGEALRQAGLRVEVDRRNEKVGYKIRSAEVQKIPYMLIVGAREEEQGTVSVRRHGEGDRGSMSLADFTAHILKEIDTAMQPAVTA from the coding sequence ATGCCCGACACCATCCGACTCACGTTTCCCGACGGATCCACCCGTGAATACCCCCGGGGCGTCACCGGCCGCGAGGTGGCCGAGAGCATTTCGCCGGGACTGGCCCGCGCCGCCCTGTCCATCGGCGTCGACGGGGAGGTGCGCGACCTGAGCCGTCCCATCGAGGAGGACGCACACGTCCGGATCTACACCTGGAACGACCCCGAGGGCAAAGCCACCTACTGGCACTCGACGGCCCACCTGATGGCCGAGGCCCTCGAAGCCCTCTATCCCGGCGTCAAGTTCGGCATCGGCCCGCCCATCGAACACGGCTTCTACTACGACGTCGACCTCGGCGGGCGCAAGATCGGCCCGGAGGACCTCGAACGCATCGAGGAAAAGATGGTGGAGCTGGCCCGGCGCGACGTGCCCTACGAACGGCGACCCGTCTCGAAAGCAGAAGCCCTGGCCTACTACCGGAAAAAGGGAGACGAGTACAAGCTCGAGCTGATCGAGGAGCTGGAGGACGGCACCATCACCTTCTACACCCAGGGCAACTTCACCGACCTCTGCCGGGGCCCGCACGTCCCCTCGACCGGCGTCATCAAGTACCCCAAGCTGCTCAACATCGCCGGGGCGTACTGGCGCGGGGACGAGAAACGCCCGCAGCTGACACGCATCTACGGCATCAGCTTCCCGAAGAAGAAGGAACTGGACGAGTACCTGGAGCGGCTCGAGCTGGCCCGGCAACGCGACCATCGAAAGCTGGGCCGGGAGCTGGAGCTGTTCACCTTCAACCCGAAGGTGGGGCCGGGCCTGCCGCTGTGGCTCCCGCGCGGCGCCACGCTGCGCGATACGCTGGCCGAGTTCCTCAAGCGCGAACAGCTCCGGCGCGGCTACGAGCCGGTCGTGACCCCGCACATCGGTCGCCTGGAGCTGTATCGCACCAGCGGGCACTACCCGTACTACAAGGAGAGCCAGTTCCCCCCCATGCTCGAGGATGCGGAGCGGGAAGAGGGCTACCTCCTCAAGCCGATGAACTGCCCGCACCACGTCATGATCTATGCGGACCGGCCGCATTCGTACCGCGAGCTGCCCATCCGGTACGCCGAGTTCGGCACGGTCTACCGCTACGAACAGTCCGGCGAGCTGGGTGGGCTGACCCGCGTGCGCGGCTTCACGCAGGACGACGCCCACATCTTCTGCACCCCCGAACAGGTCAAGGACGAGTTCAAGAACGTCATCGACCTGACGCTGTTCGTCTTCGGCGCCCTGGGGTTCGACGACTTCAAGGCGCAGATCTCCCTGCGCGATCCCGCCAACCAAGAAAAGTACATCGGCGACCCGGCCGCCTGGGACCGCGCCGAGCAGGCCATCCGCGAGGCGGCGGCCGAGATGGGCCTCGACGCCGTGGAGGTGCCCGGCGAGGCCGCCTTCTACGGCCCCAAGCTCGATTTCATGGTGAAGGACGCCCTGGGCCGCGAATGGCAGCTCGGCACCGTCCAGCTCGACTACAACCTCCCCGAGCGGTTCGACCTCTGGTACGTGGGCGAGGACAACCAGAAACACCGCCCGGTGATGATCCACCGCGCACCCTTCGGCTCGCTCGAACGCTTCATCGGCGTGCTGATCGAGCACACCGGCGGCAACTTCCCGACGTGGCTGGCCCCGGTGCAGGTGGCCGTGCTGCCCGTCGGCCAGGACTTCGAAGCCTACGCCGAAAAGGTGGGCGAGGCGCTGCGCCAGGCCGGCCTCCGCGTCGAGGTGGACCGGCGCAACGAGAAGGTGGGCTACAAGATCCGCAGCGCCGAGGTGCAGAAGATCCCGTACATGCTCATCGTCGGCGCGCGCGAGGAAGAACAGGGCACCGTCTCCGTCCGCCGCCACGGCGAGGGGGACCGGGGCAGCATGTCGCTGGCCGACTTCACGGCGCATATCCTGAAGGAGATCGACACGGCGATGCAGCCGGCCGTGACGGCCTGA
- a CDS encoding 3-hydroxyacyl-CoA dehydrogenase: MQIPGHTFLVTGGGSGLGAATAEQLIEAGANVVIAEVNAAAGTERATALGERAHFVETDVTEEDSVRAALDAARERFGALHGVVNCAGIVLARRTLGKDGPHDLESFARVVRINLLGTFNVIRLAAVVMAENTPSEEGERGVVVNTASVAAFDGQIGQVAYAASKGGVVGMTLPLARDLARHGIRVMTIAPGVFETPMVAGMPEEVKASLSQQVPFPPRLGRPAEYAFLVRHIIENVMLNGEVIRLDGAIRMAPR, translated from the coding sequence ATGCAGATACCCGGGCATACCTTCCTCGTGACCGGCGGCGGCTCCGGCCTCGGGGCCGCCACCGCGGAACAGCTCATCGAAGCCGGGGCCAACGTCGTCATCGCCGAGGTGAACGCGGCGGCGGGGACGGAACGCGCCACCGCGCTGGGCGAACGCGCCCACTTCGTCGAAACGGACGTGACCGAAGAGGACAGCGTCCGGGCGGCCCTCGACGCCGCCCGCGAACGTTTCGGCGCCCTTCACGGCGTGGTCAACTGCGCCGGCATCGTCCTCGCCCGGCGAACCCTGGGCAAAGACGGCCCACACGACCTCGAAAGCTTCGCCCGCGTCGTCCGGATCAACCTCCTCGGCACGTTCAATGTGATCCGGCTGGCCGCCGTCGTCATGGCCGAGAACACCCCGAGCGAAGAGGGCGAGCGGGGCGTGGTCGTCAACACGGCCTCGGTGGCCGCCTTCGACGGTCAGATCGGGCAGGTGGCCTACGCGGCCTCGAAGGGGGGCGTCGTCGGGATGACGTTGCCGCTGGCCCGCGACCTGGCCCGGCACGGAATCCGGGTCATGACCATCGCGCCGGGCGTCTTCGAAACCCCGATGGTGGCCGGCATGCCGGAAGAGGTCAAGGCTTCCCTCAGCCAGCAGGTCCCCTTTCCGCCGCGCCTGGGCCGCCCGGCCGAGTATGCTTTCCTCGTCCGGCACATCATCGAGAACGTGATGCTCAACGGCGAGGTCATCCGCCTCGACGGCGCCATCCGCATGGCCCCCCGATGA
- a CDS encoding ACT domain-containing protein, whose translation MLADAGIPVFALSTSDTDYVLVRTRHVTEAVRALRAVVFSVKA comes from the coding sequence GTGCTGGCCGACGCCGGCATCCCGGTGTTTGCGCTCTCCACGTCCGACACCGACTACGTGCTCGTCCGCACCCGCCACGTCACGGAGGCGGTCCGGGCGCTCCGGGCGGTGGTTTTTTCGGTCAAAGCCTGA
- a CDS encoding 3-hydroxyacyl-CoA dehydrogenase/enoyl-CoA hydratase family protein encodes METTTLDPKTRPHGAATAHRPFRTVTVLGAGTMGAQIAAHCANAGLTVNLLDIAPRDEAQPRNAVVEAAFQRATKLKPDPFFTDAAKKRIRLGNFDEHFDRVGEADWVIEAVVERMDIKRQVMARVEEVARPDAVISTNTSGLPIAQIAEGRSEAFRRRFMGTHFFNPPRYLKLLEVIPTPDTDPALVERVAHFGRVHLGKGIVIAKDSPYFIGNRIGIYALMVALRHFTEGDYTIEEIDTLTGELVGHPKSATFRTADVVGLDVMKDVIENLYAAVPHDEDREVFRVPEVLVKLVEQGALGAKTGAGFYRKEGKVIKSINPATGQYEEPRPINLEGLDAIKQAGGLADRLRALWQDEGRAGAFFRDTTLRLLSYSARRIPEVTESPADVDRALKWGFGWQMGPFEMWDVLGFEAVVEALREAGLPVAAWVEAMPAHGATTFYRRANGMPQVYVPAEEAYVDDPPPADEISLAAIKTDERRVLWKNPDAALLDLGEGVALYEFRSKANALGQFVMEGLMEAIERVENDPDLRGMVIANEGKNFSVGANLGEVAMAVMSGQMDTVEQAVRGFQQAVQRVRYAAKPVVVAPHQMTLGGACELVMACPNPVVAAETYIGLVELGAGLIPAGTGTMRLAAQAAALAPNGFPNEIQAYLQKYFEQVAMAKVATSARQGQEMGYVASHAPVVMNAERRFFVARQEVIRLSEQGYLPPPPLTHITVLGRPAAAALEVGAYQFLQGRFISAYDFHLAKKLIYVLTGGDLTGPAEVHEDYLLDLEREAFMSLLGEPKTQERIMHLLQHNKPLRN; translated from the coding sequence ATGGAAACGACCACCCTGGATCCGAAGACCCGGCCGCACGGTGCCGCCACGGCACACCGGCCCTTCCGCACCGTGACCGTCCTGGGCGCCGGCACGATGGGCGCGCAGATCGCCGCCCACTGCGCCAATGCCGGCCTGACGGTCAACCTGCTCGACATCGCCCCGCGTGACGAGGCGCAGCCCCGGAACGCCGTCGTGGAGGCGGCCTTCCAGCGGGCGACGAAGCTCAAACCCGACCCCTTCTTCACCGACGCGGCGAAGAAGCGCATCCGGCTCGGCAACTTCGACGAGCACTTCGACCGGGTGGGCGAGGCCGACTGGGTCATCGAAGCCGTCGTCGAGCGGATGGACATCAAACGGCAGGTGATGGCCCGCGTCGAGGAGGTGGCGCGGCCCGATGCCGTCATCTCGACGAACACGAGCGGCCTGCCCATTGCGCAGATCGCCGAGGGGCGCTCGGAGGCGTTCCGGCGCCGGTTCATGGGCACGCACTTCTTCAACCCGCCGCGCTACCTGAAGCTGCTGGAGGTCATCCCCACGCCGGACACGGACCCGGCGCTCGTCGAGCGGGTGGCACACTTCGGGCGCGTGCACCTGGGCAAGGGCATCGTCATCGCCAAGGACTCGCCCTACTTCATCGGCAACCGGATCGGCATCTATGCCCTGATGGTGGCGCTCCGCCACTTCACCGAAGGCGACTACACGATCGAGGAGATCGACACGCTCACCGGCGAACTCGTCGGCCACCCGAAGTCGGCGACCTTCCGCACGGCCGACGTGGTGGGGCTGGACGTGATGAAAGACGTCATCGAGAACCTCTACGCGGCGGTGCCGCACGACGAGGACCGGGAGGTCTTCCGCGTGCCGGAGGTCCTCGTGAAGCTCGTCGAACAGGGGGCGCTCGGTGCCAAGACCGGGGCCGGCTTCTACCGGAAAGAGGGGAAGGTCATCAAGTCGATCAACCCGGCGACGGGGCAGTACGAGGAGCCGCGCCCGATCAACCTGGAGGGCCTCGACGCCATCAAACAGGCCGGCGGGCTCGCCGACCGGCTGCGGGCGCTCTGGCAGGACGAGGGCCGTGCCGGTGCCTTCTTCCGCGACACGACGCTCCGGCTGCTCTCCTACAGCGCCCGCCGCATCCCCGAGGTGACCGAGAGCCCGGCGGACGTGGACCGCGCCCTGAAGTGGGGTTTCGGGTGGCAGATGGGGCCGTTCGAGATGTGGGACGTGCTCGGCTTCGAGGCGGTCGTGGAGGCGCTGCGCGAGGCGGGTCTGCCCGTGGCCGCCTGGGTCGAGGCCATGCCCGCGCACGGCGCAACGACGTTCTATCGCCGTGCGAACGGCATGCCGCAGGTCTACGTCCCGGCCGAGGAGGCCTACGTGGATGACCCGCCGCCTGCCGATGAGATCAGCCTGGCCGCCATCAAGACGGACGAGCGGCGCGTGCTCTGGAAGAACCCCGACGCGGCCCTGCTCGACCTGGGCGAGGGGGTGGCGCTCTACGAGTTCCGCTCGAAGGCCAACGCCCTGGGGCAGTTCGTGATGGAAGGGCTCATGGAGGCCATCGAGAGGGTGGAGAACGATCCGGACCTGCGGGGGATGGTCATCGCGAACGAGGGCAAGAACTTTTCGGTCGGCGCCAACCTGGGTGAGGTGGCCATGGCCGTCATGTCCGGGCAGATGGACACGGTAGAGCAGGCCGTGCGCGGGTTCCAGCAGGCGGTGCAGCGCGTACGCTACGCCGCCAAGCCGGTGGTGGTGGCGCCGCACCAGATGACGCTCGGCGGGGCGTGCGAGCTGGTGATGGCCTGCCCGAATCCGGTCGTGGCCGCCGAGACGTACATCGGGCTGGTGGAGCTCGGCGCGGGCCTCATCCCGGCCGGCACGGGCACGATGCGCCTGGCCGCGCAGGCCGCCGCCCTGGCGCCGAACGGCTTCCCGAACGAGATCCAGGCCTACCTGCAGAAATACTTCGAGCAGGTGGCCATGGCGAAGGTGGCCACGAGCGCGCGACAGGGACAGGAGATGGGCTATGTGGCCTCGCACGCGCCGGTGGTGATGAACGCCGAGCGGCGCTTCTTCGTCGCCCGGCAGGAGGTCATCCGTCTCTCCGAGCAGGGGTACCTGCCGCCCCCGCCGCTGACGCACATCACCGTGCTCGGCCGTCCGGCCGCCGCCGCGCTCGAAGTCGGGGCCTATCAGTTCCTGCAGGGGCGCTTCATCAGCGCGTACGACTTCCATCTGGCGAAGAAACTCATCTACGTCCTCACCGGCGGCGACCTGACCGGTCCGGCGGAGGTGCACGAGGATTACCTGCTCGACCTCGAACGGGAGGCGTTCATGAGCCTGCTCGGTGAGCCGAAGACGCAGGAGCGCATCATGCACCTGCTCCAGCATAACAAGCCGCTCCGCAACTGA
- a CDS encoding thiolase family protein, translating into MQAKEAYIVSSVRTAVGKAKKGTLRNMRPEEMGAVAVRGALERVKGLAPEMVDDVLIGCAMPEGAQGMNMGRLIAQKAGLPDAVPGATINRFCSSGLQTIVMATQAIMTGQADVIVAGGSESMSLVPMTGFYFQPDPDLVARDIDAYINMGNTAENVAEKYGITREEQDRFALRSHERAIAAIEAGRFDEEIVPLPVHDVVYAGGATQAVETVFTVDEGPRADTSLEALARLKPVFRAGGTVTAGNASQMSDGAAAAVVMSGETMRELGVDPMGRVLGFAVAGVAPELMGIGPVDAIAKVLRLTGLSLADIGLIELNEAFAAQVLAVIKEAGLDEEIVNVNGGAIALGHPLGCTGAKLTATLLHEMKRRGTRYGIVTMCIGGGMGAAAVIENLMR; encoded by the coding sequence ATGCAGGCAAAAGAAGCATACATCGTCAGCAGCGTGCGGACGGCCGTGGGAAAGGCCAAAAAAGGCACGCTCCGCAACATGCGCCCGGAGGAGATGGGCGCGGTGGCCGTCCGGGGTGCCCTCGAACGGGTGAAGGGGCTGGCGCCCGAGATGGTGGACGACGTCCTCATCGGGTGTGCCATGCCGGAGGGGGCCCAGGGGATGAACATGGGCCGCCTCATCGCGCAGAAGGCCGGCTTGCCCGACGCCGTGCCGGGGGCCACCATCAACCGGTTCTGTTCCTCAGGGCTCCAGACCATCGTGATGGCCACACAGGCGATCATGACCGGCCAGGCCGACGTGATCGTGGCGGGCGGGTCCGAGTCGATGAGCCTGGTGCCCATGACCGGCTTCTACTTCCAGCCGGACCCGGACCTCGTCGCCCGCGACATCGACGCCTACATCAACATGGGCAATACAGCCGAGAACGTGGCCGAGAAGTACGGCATCACGCGGGAGGAGCAGGACCGCTTCGCCCTCCGCTCCCACGAGCGGGCCATCGCGGCCATCGAGGCCGGGCGCTTCGACGAGGAGATCGTGCCGCTGCCGGTGCACGATGTGGTCTATGCCGGCGGCGCCACGCAGGCCGTCGAGACGGTGTTCACGGTGGATGAGGGGCCGCGGGCCGATACGAGCCTGGAGGCGCTGGCGCGGCTGAAGCCGGTCTTCCGCGCCGGGGGCACCGTCACGGCCGGCAACGCCTCGCAGATGTCGGACGGCGCGGCGGCGGCGGTGGTCATGAGCGGCGAGACGATGCGGGAGCTGGGCGTGGACCCGATGGGGCGGGTGCTGGGCTTCGCCGTGGCCGGCGTGGCGCCCGAACTGATGGGCATCGGCCCCGTGGACGCCATCGCGAAGGTGCTGCGGCTGACGGGCCTTTCGCTCGCGGACATCGGTCTCATCGAACTGAACGAGGCCTTCGCGGCGCAGGTGCTGGCGGTCATCAAAGAGGCCGGGCTGGACGAGGAGATCGTCAACGTCAACGGGGGGGCCATCGCGCTCGGGCACCCGCTCGGCTGCACCGGGGCCAAGCTCACGGCCACGCTCCTGCACGAGATGAAGCGGCGCGGCACCCGCTACGGCATCGTGACGATGTGCATCGGCGGGGGGATGGGGGCGGCGGCCGTCATCGAGAACCTGATGCGGTGA
- a CDS encoding SDR family NAD(P)-dependent oxidoreductase yields MAHDARTALITGASSGIGAGFARRLAERGYNLILVARRADRLAELAEELQTRHGIEAEGLPADLATDEGIRRVEARIVDCDTLDLLVNNAGFGTTGRFAEIDLAPQLAMIHVHVIAPVRLIRAALPGMMARGAGGIINVSSVSAFWPNAGSATYSATKAYLNAFSEALAHELRGTGVTVQALCPGFTRTEFHDTETFTGFDRSLIPDFLWLTTHEVVQASLEALERGRIIVIPRLIYRVLASLGRSALGAYLRRHLGTEWRSLLARKRVVHVEDPDPSSAAETNA; encoded by the coding sequence ATGGCTCATGACGCCCGAACCGCCCTCATCACCGGAGCCTCCAGTGGTATCGGCGCGGGGTTTGCCCGTCGCCTGGCCGAACGCGGCTACAACCTGATCCTGGTGGCCCGCCGGGCCGATCGCCTGGCCGAGCTGGCGGAAGAATTGCAGACCCGCCACGGCATCGAGGCGGAAGGGCTCCCGGCCGACCTGGCCACCGACGAGGGCATCCGCCGCGTCGAGGCCCGCATCGTGGACTGCGACACGCTGGACCTGCTCGTCAACAACGCCGGCTTCGGCACCACGGGACGTTTTGCCGAGATCGACCTGGCGCCGCAACTGGCCATGATCCACGTGCACGTGATCGCGCCGGTGCGCCTGATCCGGGCCGCCCTGCCGGGTATGATGGCCCGCGGCGCCGGCGGCATCATCAACGTCTCGTCGGTGTCCGCCTTCTGGCCCAATGCCGGCAGTGCCACCTACAGCGCCACCAAAGCCTATCTGAATGCCTTCTCCGAAGCCCTGGCACACGAGCTGCGCGGCACCGGCGTGACCGTGCAGGCCCTCTGCCCTGGCTTCACCCGGACCGAGTTTCATGACACGGAGACGTTCACGGGCTTCGACCGCAGCCTGATCCCGGACTTCCTCTGGCTGACGACCCACGAGGTCGTTCAGGCCTCGCTGGAAGCGCTGGAACGCGGGCGGATCATCGTCATTCCCCGCCTGATCTACCGGGTGCTGGCCAGCCTGGGTCGCTCGGCACTCGGGGCCTACCTGCGGCGCCACCTCGGCACCGAGTGGCGTTCCCTCCTCGCTCGAAAAAGGGTCGTCCATGTCGAAGATCCCGACCCCAGCTCGGCAGCAGAGACAAATGCCTGA